The following are encoded in a window of uncultured Fusobacterium sp. genomic DNA:
- a CDS encoding Mu transposase C-terminal domain-containing protein — protein MEKEKELQIQRFKIIEPFLRKEKKLKTIEEESGISYATLKRWVNAYKKNGVLGLDKKQRNDKDSFRKVDNKGIKIIEEFCRECEETKISQLYSIFVKKLSSKYNISYPTFYRIVSNLDGFFNKTTSFHLEKIKKENLVYIILEIPLYILVSNNENEKIVPQLLISLDIADIKPINFELNYTQSNLYVLLAFIRETLLKISIFNNKYIKPQEILVSSENINNKKILKNIYDTLGIKVSEYFTENKEILKFIDYLIIDIEKFYYEKDRKLSYEELKEFLNSYIYLENPKYSFIYNNDSLESLNYIRNLDIFLQEVNRKVTRNSIRVNNLIYSDESLKSIEGEIVTVKFNPLDIKNILIFFKDKFWNKISL, from the coding sequence TTGGAAAAAGAAAAAGAATTACAGATACAGCGTTTCAAAATAATTGAGCCTTTTTTAAGAAAAGAAAAAAAGTTAAAAACCATAGAAGAAGAGAGTGGAATCTCTTATGCTACTCTTAAAAGATGGGTTAATGCTTATAAAAAAAATGGAGTTTTGGGATTAGATAAAAAGCAACGTAATGATAAAGATTCTTTTAGAAAAGTAGATAATAAAGGAATTAAAATTATAGAGGAGTTTTGTCGTGAGTGTGAAGAAACAAAGATTTCACAACTATACTCTATTTTTGTGAAAAAGCTGTCTTCAAAATATAATATAAGTTATCCGACTTTTTATAGAATAGTTAGTAATCTTGATGGATTCTTTAATAAAACAACATCTTTTCATTTGGAAAAAATTAAAAAGGAAAATTTAGTATATATTATTTTAGAGATACCTCTATATATTTTAGTTTCTAATAATGAGAATGAAAAAATTGTTCCTCAACTTCTTATATCATTAGATATAGCAGATATAAAACCTATAAATTTTGAGTTAAATTATACTCAATCAAACTTATATGTACTTCTTGCTTTTATTAGAGAGACATTATTAAAAATATCTATTTTTAACAATAAATATATTAAACCACAAGAGATTTTAGTATCTTCTGAAAATATAAACAATAAAAAAATATTAAAAAATATATATGATACTTTAGGAATTAAAGTTTCTGAATATTTTACTGAGAATAAAGAGATACTCAAATTTATAGATTATCTTATAATAGATATTGAGAAATTTTACTATGAAAAAGATAGAAAGCTATCTTATGAAGAATTAAAAGAGTTTTTAAATTCATATATATATCTTGAAAATCCTAAATATAGTTTTATATATAATAATGACTCTTTAGAAAGTTTAAATTATATTAGAAATCTTGATATTTTTTTACAGGAAGTTAATAGAAAGGTAACTAGAAATTCAATAAGGGTTAATAATTTAATATATAGTGATGAAAGTTTAAAATCTATTGAAGGAGAAATAGTTACAGTTAAATTTAATCCTTTAGATATTAAAAATATTCTTATTTTTTTTAAAGATAAATTTTGGAATAAAATATCTTTATAA
- a CDS encoding DUF3298 and DUF4163 domain-containing protein, with protein MKKILLLLTLIIFTACGGQKKIVVDSLTYEKNGDDYSYKIEIPQIKGTRNKEIEKLNVELSEIADATIESMVNRLEGSPAEYIESYQTFENDFGITSILLETYSIGENDANGIQASESINIRNSDGSFVNFDTFFKEGAKEYIVDQIKNIINKSSGKIVLNSNGKEVNFFEDVDINLDDSAMYFEGNDICFKFDMYELAPHSEGQPIIRFPKEELKEFIK; from the coding sequence ATGAAGAAAATACTTTTATTGCTTACTTTAATTATTTTTACTGCTTGTGGTGGACAGAAGAAAATTGTAGTTGATTCGCTTACTTATGAAAAAAATGGAGATGACTACTCTTATAAAATTGAAATTCCTCAAATAAAGGGAACAAGAAACAAAGAGATAGAAAAATTAAATGTTGAATTGTCAGAGATTGCTGATGCTACTATTGAAAGTATGGTAAATAGATTAGAAGGTAGTCCTGCTGAGTATATTGAAAGTTATCAAACTTTTGAAAATGACTTTGGTATAACTTCAATTTTATTAGAAACTTATTCAATAGGAGAAAATGATGCTAATGGAATTCAAGCATCAGAGTCAATAAATATAAGAAATTCTGATGGATCTTTTGTGAATTTTGATACTTTCTTTAAAGAAGGAGCAAAAGAATATATAGTTGATCAAATTAAAAATATAATAAATAAAAGTAGTGGAAAGATAGTTTTAAATTCTAATGGAAAAGAAGTTAATTTCTTTGAAGATGTAGATATAAACTTAGATGATTCTGCTATGTATTTTGAAGGAAATGATATATGTTTTAAATTTGATATGTATGAGTTAGCTCCTCATTCAGAGGGACAACCAATTATAAGATTTCCTAAAGAGGAATTAAAAGAGTTTATAAAATAA
- a CDS encoding radical SAM protein: protein MGIRYNKITGKHQREIVLLKSFPCKYGKCSFCNYIEDNSTDENEIDKINFEVLKEITGEYGVLEVINSGSVFEITKNTLAEIKRIVKEKNIKVLYFEIYYGYIKRLDEIRNYFDGIEIRFRMGMETFDNDFRIGVYNKNFKVTEKDLEFLSRELYSVCLLICTKGQTKKMIKSDIETALKYFKGVTINIFIDNGTIVKRDNELVKWFVENYSYLMDDERVELLIDNKDLGVFEQ, encoded by the coding sequence ATGGGAATTAGATATAATAAAATTACAGGTAAACACCAAAGAGAGATAGTTCTTTTAAAAAGTTTTCCATGTAAATATGGAAAATGTAGTTTTTGTAACTACATTGAAGATAATTCAACTGATGAAAATGAAATTGATAAAATAAACTTTGAAGTTCTAAAAGAGATAACAGGAGAATATGGTGTTCTGGAAGTTATAAACTCAGGTTCAGTTTTTGAAATTACCAAAAATACTCTTGCCGAAATCAAAAGAATTGTCAAAGAGAAGAATATAAAAGTACTTTATTTTGAAATCTATTATGGATATATCAAAAGATTAGACGAAATCAGAAACTATTTTGATGGGATTGAAATTCGTTTTAGAATGGGAATGGAAACTTTTGATAATGATTTTAGAATAGGTGTGTATAATAAAAATTTCAAAGTCACTGAAAAAGATTTAGAATTTTTAAGCAGAGAGCTTTACTCTGTATGCCTTTTAATATGTACTAAAGGACAAACAAAAAAAATGATAAAATCAGATATTGAAACAGCTTTAAAATATTTTAAAGGAGTTACAATTAATATTTTTATAGATAATGGAACTATTGTTAAAAGAGATAATGAACTTGTAAAATGGTTTGTAGAAAATTACTCATACTTAATGGATGATGAAAGAGTAGAACTTTTAATAGATAATAAAGATTTGGGAGTTTTTGAACAATAA
- a CDS encoding queuosine precursor transporter encodes MRNEMLWAGMLIVNFLAILFAYVRFGRIGLYIWIPISTILANIQVVMLVDLFGFGTTLGNILYAGGFLVTDILAENYGREYAKKAVKIGFFSLIVMTIIMQIAVNFTPSDVEEGILTFNGVKRIFDFMPRIVIASLISYWVSQTHDIWAYEKWRERFSERRHIWIRNNMSTMVSQLIDNSLFTIIAFWGIYPKEVLLEIFITTYFMKFIVAVFDTPFVYIASHLKAKKKIREVEI; translated from the coding sequence ATGAGAAATGAAATGCTTTGGGCAGGAATGCTAATAGTAAATTTTTTAGCCATTCTTTTTGCTTATGTTAGATTTGGAAGAATAGGATTGTACATCTGGATACCAATTTCAACAATATTAGCAAATATTCAAGTTGTTATGTTAGTTGATCTTTTTGGTTTTGGAACTACACTTGGAAATATCTTATATGCTGGTGGTTTTTTAGTAACAGATATTTTAGCAGAAAATTATGGAAGAGAATATGCTAAAAAAGCTGTAAAAATTGGTTTTTTCTCTCTAATAGTGATGACAATTATTATGCAAATAGCTGTAAACTTCACTCCATCTGATGTTGAAGAGGGAATTTTAACTTTTAATGGTGTCAAAAGAATTTTCGATTTTATGCCAAGAATAGTTATAGCTTCACTTATATCTTATTGGGTATCACAAACACATGATATATGGGCATATGAAAAATGGAGAGAAAGATTTAGTGAGAGAAGACATATTTGGATAAGAAATAATATGAGTACAATGGTGAGTCAACTTATTGATAATAGCTTATTTACAATTATAGCTTTCTGGGGAATATACCCTAAAGAAGTTTTACTTGAAATCTTTATAACTACATATTTTATGAAATTTATAGTTGCTGTCTTTGATACTCCTTTTGTATATATAGCAAGTCATTTAAAAGCAAAGAAAAAGATAAGAGAAGTAGAAATATAA
- a CDS encoding MATE family efflux transporter: protein MGKLLKRFFSVEYMLGKNEILGSLPTNKEAYRNSFNMSWPCAFEAVLVSLVGSIDIMMVGGLGAEAIAAVGLTNQPKFVLLAMIFSLNVGVTAIVARRKGAEDFKGANSCLKQSIILSFIISLIMAISGYIYAHEIMIFAGAGEDVIKDSVDYYKILMVSIVFTSLSLTINAAQRGVGNTKISMRTNVVANIVNLIFNYFLINGIWIFPRLEVKGAAIATTIGSIVGFLMSMFSIYYNTRVLDLRGKGEWKFDKATMKAFLSISGSSVVEQVFMRIGFFSFAIIVAALGTIAFATHQICMNIINLSFCFGDGLSAAAASLVGQNLGAKRPDKAKIYGKTGQRMAFIVSTILFFIFILARKQLIILFNSEEHIVSLGGTIMIIIAFTTHAQTSQTVYNGCLRGAGDTKFVALISFVSIALIRPALAWILCFPANLGLKGAWIALFADQTMRYILGKKRFDSGKWTKIKI, encoded by the coding sequence ATGGGGAAATTATTAAAACGCTTTTTTTCTGTAGAATACATGTTAGGTAAAAATGAAATTTTAGGTAGTTTGCCTACAAACAAAGAAGCTTATAGAAACTCTTTTAATATGTCTTGGCCATGTGCTTTTGAAGCTGTTTTAGTAAGTTTAGTAGGTTCAATAGATATAATGATGGTTGGAGGTTTAGGTGCTGAGGCTATTGCTGCTGTTGGATTAACAAATCAACCAAAATTTGTACTACTTGCAATGATATTTTCTCTAAATGTAGGAGTAACAGCAATTGTTGCAAGAAGAAAAGGAGCTGAAGATTTTAAAGGAGCTAATAGTTGTTTAAAACAATCTATAATTCTTTCCTTTATTATATCTTTAATAATGGCTATCTCAGGTTATATCTATGCTCATGAGATTATGATATTTGCTGGAGCAGGAGAAGACGTTATAAAAGATTCTGTTGATTACTATAAAATTTTAATGGTAAGTATAGTTTTTACCTCTTTAAGCTTAACTATCAATGCTGCCCAAAGAGGAGTAGGAAATACAAAAATTTCTATGAGAACCAATGTTGTTGCCAATATAGTTAATTTAATATTTAACTACTTTTTAATAAATGGTATTTGGATATTTCCAAGATTAGAAGTAAAAGGAGCTGCAATAGCCACTACTATTGGAAGTATTGTTGGCTTTTTAATGTCAATGTTTTCTATATACTATAATACAAGAGTTCTAGACTTAAGAGGAAAAGGAGAATGGAAATTTGATAAAGCTACCATGAAAGCCTTTCTTAGTATCAGTGGAAGCTCTGTAGTGGAACAAGTATTTATGAGAATTGGTTTTTTCTCTTTTGCTATAATTGTCGCTGCTTTAGGAACAATAGCTTTTGCTACTCATCAAATATGTATGAATATTATTAACCTCTCATTTTGTTTTGGAGATGGTTTAAGTGCTGCTGCTGCCTCTCTTGTAGGACAAAATTTAGGAGCTAAAAGACCTGATAAGGCTAAAATTTATGGTAAAACTGGACAGAGAATGGCATTTATTGTATCAACTATTTTATTCTTTATTTTTATATTAGCTCGTAAACAACTTATAATATTATTTAATAGCGAAGAACATATTGTCTCTCTTGGGGGAACAATAATGATTATTATAGCTTTTACAACTCATGCTCAAACTTCTCAAACTGTATATAATGGTTGCTTGCGTGGAGCAGGGGATACAAAATTTGTTGCTTTAATCTCATTTGTAAGTATAGCTTTAATTAGACCAGCACTTGCTTGGATACTGTGTTTCCCTGCTAATTTAGGACTTAAAGGGGCATGGATAGCTCTATTTGCTGATCAAACTATGAGATACATTTTAGGAAAAAAACGTTTTGACAGTGGAAAATGGACAAAAATTAAAATCTAG
- a CDS encoding TrkH family potassium uptake protein has protein sequence MNNKMIWYIIGQILKLEALFMLIPLILSVAYSDGKKVVFAFLITIVALVVSGFGLSFKLPKNQKIFAKEGLIIVAFSWIMLSIFGALPFVISREIPSFIDAFFEVVSGFTTTGASILTDVESMSKSLLFWRSFTHFVGGMGVLVLALAILPKNSNQSLHIMKAEVPGPTFGKIVAKMSYNSRILYLIYIFITVIVIILLKLTGLPWFDSILHAFGAAGTGGFGIKNTSVAYYQSPAVEYILGVAMLLFGMNFNLFYALLLKNFKQVYTNEELRYYLLIVFGAIALIAFNIHSMYDDFSTMIRDIFFTVSSIITTTGFSTADFDKWPVFSKTILLIIMFVGGCAGSTAGGLKISRVVLLFKNVINEFKKIGTPNRVMSLRMDGKAVPKELLEGISIYLSIYITIFLILICCVSLEMPDFVSAFSAVTATFNNIGPGMGVVGPTCNYANISSVNKIILSFSMLLGRLEIFPILFLFSPNFYKRNTKY, from the coding sequence ATGAATAATAAGATGATATGGTATATAATAGGTCAGATATTAAAATTAGAGGCTCTGTTTATGCTTATTCCTCTAATTCTTAGTGTAGCGTATAGTGATGGGAAAAAGGTAGTATTTGCCTTTTTAATAACAATAGTTGCATTGGTAGTATCAGGTTTTGGATTATCTTTTAAATTGCCTAAAAATCAAAAGATTTTTGCTAAAGAGGGACTAATAATAGTTGCTTTTTCATGGATAATGCTTTCAATATTTGGAGCCTTACCTTTTGTAATAAGTAGAGAGATTCCATCTTTTATAGATGCTTTTTTTGAGGTTGTAAGTGGATTTACAACTACAGGAGCTAGTATTTTAACAGATGTAGAATCTATGAGTAAGTCTCTATTATTTTGGAGAAGTTTTACTCACTTTGTTGGAGGAATGGGAGTTCTTGTGTTAGCTTTGGCAATTCTTCCTAAAAATAGTAATCAATCTTTACATATAATGAAAGCTGAAGTTCCGGGGCCAACTTTTGGAAAGATAGTGGCAAAAATGTCATATAACTCAAGAATTTTATATTTGATTTATATTTTTATAACTGTAATAGTAATTATACTTTTAAAACTAACAGGGCTGCCTTGGTTTGATTCTATTCTTCATGCTTTTGGAGCAGCAGGAACTGGAGGGTTTGGTATAAAAAATACAAGTGTTGCTTATTATCAAAGTCCAGCTGTTGAGTATATACTAGGAGTTGCAATGCTTTTATTTGGTATGAACTTTAACTTATTTTATGCTTTACTTTTAAAGAATTTTAAACAAGTATATACAAATGAAGAGTTAAGATATTATTTATTAATTGTTTTTGGAGCGATAGCTTTAATTGCTTTTAATATTCATTCTATGTATGATGATTTCTCAACAATGATAAGAGATATTTTCTTTACAGTATCTTCTATCATAACAACAACAGGATTTTCTACTGCTGACTTTGATAAATGGCCAGTGTTCTCTAAAACAATACTGTTAATAATAATGTTTGTTGGAGGTTGTGCAGGTTCTACAGCTGGAGGATTAAAGATTTCAAGAGTAGTATTACTTTTTAAAAATGTAATAAATGAATTTAAAAAAATAGGAACTCCCAACAGAGTTATGAGTTTAAGAATGGATGGTAAAGCTGTACCTAAAGAACTATTAGAAGGAATTAGTATATATCTTTCTATTTATATTACTATCTTTTTAATTTTAATCTGTTGTGTTTCACTTGAGATGCCAGATTTTGTTTCTGCATTTAGTGCTGTAACTGCTACATTTAATAACATAGGTCCAGGAATGGGAGTTGTAGGTCCTACTTGTAACTATGCGAATATCTCTTCTGTAAATAAGATAATATTATCATTTAGTATGCTGTTAGGAAGATTAGAAATATTCCCAATACTATTTTTATTCTCTCCTAATTTTTATAAAAGAAATACAAAATATTAA
- a CDS encoding HAD family hydrolase — protein sequence MKLIVSDLDGTLLNEKKEITERTKNILREAYSKGIDFAIASGRSQHSIKKFQQDLGIKIFSICNNGANVYDKDENLIYSNPMKSEVVKKVLTFLRENKVNYNGFSHKNLYLDDREKNPVLTVESGIFNIIELGNSDNFPEMFKIIARQDEESLRRLKDFVLQQEFAPEIDVTITQPNCMDIVDKNCSKGNAIEFISKQFNIPIDEIIAFGDGENDYSMLAAAGHPVVMENGMATLKEAFSTRALTNEEEGVAIYLENILNLK from the coding sequence TTGAAATTAATCGTATCAGATTTAGATGGAACACTACTAAATGAAAAAAAAGAGATCACAGAGAGAACTAAAAATATTTTAAGAGAAGCTTACTCTAAAGGGATAGATTTTGCTATCGCCTCTGGAAGAAGTCAACACTCTATAAAAAAATTTCAACAAGATTTAGGAATAAAAATATTTTCAATCTGTAATAATGGAGCAAATGTTTATGATAAAGATGAAAATCTTATCTATTCTAATCCTATGAAAAGTGAAGTTGTTAAAAAAGTTTTAACTTTTCTTAGAGAAAATAAAGTAAATTACAACGGTTTTTCTCATAAAAATCTTTATTTAGATGATAGAGAAAAAAATCCTGTTTTAACAGTAGAAAGTGGAATTTTTAATATAATTGAACTTGGGAATAGTGACAACTTCCCTGAAATGTTCAAAATAATAGCTAGACAAGATGAGGAATCTCTTAGAAGATTAAAAGATTTTGTATTACAACAAGAGTTTGCACCTGAAATAGATGTAACTATAACACAACCTAACTGTATGGATATTGTTGATAAAAACTGTAGTAAAGGTAATGCAATAGAGTTTATCTCTAAACAATTTAATATTCCTATTGATGAAATTATTGCCTTTGGAGATGGAGAAAATGATTACTCTATGCTTGCTGCTGCTGGACATCCAGTAGTTATGGAAAATGGTATGGCAACTTTAAAAGAAGCTTTCTCAACTAGAGCTTTAACTAATGAAGAGGAAGGGGTAGCTATTTACTTAGAAAATATTTTAAATTTAAAATAG
- the trkA gene encoding Trk system potassium transporter TrkA, which yields MKIIIVGAGKIGESLCKDLASEGNDITLIEQNSKILDRVLSSSDIMGLMGNGANCDILTEANVKSCDVFIAVTQSDEINIISSVMAKKLGAKYSIARVRNPEYFTQMKFMSESLGIDVMLNPEAEAAYYIAKNLEFPTALNVESFSENKVNIVELMVTEGSYLDGIKLSEFKNKYFKRIIVCIVKRGNEVYIPTGNFVLEAKDKIYVTGVQSELSNFYKSLGHAEERIKSVVIVGGGRITYYLTAILLEKKIDVKIIELNEDRAKHLSEIFENAIVVHGNGTNSELLEEERFGEYDACVSLTGIDEENIIISMYANKIGIKKNITKINGISLFNVLELVGLQSIVTPKKIVADNIVKIVRSLASSQKEDNIETLYRIADNNVEAIEFKVPENSLICNIPLKDLNIKKNLLIAYIIRDNQLIFPDGSDVIKFGDRVIIVTTEKYLNDVNKILM from the coding sequence ATGAAAATTATAATTGTAGGAGCAGGAAAAATAGGGGAATCACTTTGTAAAGACTTAGCTAGTGAGGGGAATGATATTACTTTGATTGAACAAAATTCAAAGATTTTGGATAGAGTTCTTTCATCATCTGACATTATGGGGCTTATGGGAAATGGAGCTAACTGTGATATTTTAACTGAAGCAAATGTTAAATCATGTGATGTTTTTATAGCGGTAACTCAATCTGATGAGATCAATATAATATCATCAGTTATGGCTAAAAAACTTGGGGCAAAATATAGTATAGCCAGAGTTAGAAATCCTGAATATTTCACTCAAATGAAATTTATGAGTGAGTCTTTAGGAATTGATGTAATGTTAAATCCTGAAGCAGAAGCAGCTTATTATATAGCTAAAAACTTAGAATTTCCAACAGCTCTAAATGTTGAAAGTTTTTCTGAAAATAAAGTAAATATTGTTGAATTAATGGTTACAGAGGGAAGTTATTTAGATGGAATAAAACTTTCAGAGTTTAAAAATAAATACTTCAAGAGAATAATAGTGTGTATTGTAAAAAGAGGAAATGAAGTGTATATTCCTACTGGAAACTTTGTTTTAGAGGCAAAGGATAAAATCTATGTAACTGGTGTTCAATCTGAACTTTCTAATTTTTATAAGTCTTTAGGACATGCAGAAGAACGTATAAAATCAGTTGTTATAGTTGGAGGGGGAAGAATAACTTACTATTTAACTGCTATTCTTCTTGAGAAAAAAATTGATGTTAAAATAATTGAATTAAATGAAGATAGAGCTAAGCACCTTAGCGAAATATTTGAAAATGCTATAGTTGTACATGGAAATGGAACAAATAGTGAACTTTTAGAGGAAGAGAGATTTGGAGAGTATGATGCTTGTGTTTCTCTTACTGGAATAGATGAAGAAAATATTATCATCTCTATGTATGCTAATAAAATAGGAATTAAGAAAAATATTACAAAAATTAATGGAATAAGTCTATTTAATGTACTAGAATTGGTAGGACTTCAATCAATTGTAACTCCTAAAAAGATAGTTGCAGATAATATAGTAAAAATTGTTAGATCATTAGCTAGCTCACAAAAAGAGGATAATATAGAAACTCTTTATAGAATAGCTGATAATAATGTAGAGGCAATAGAATTTAAAGTTCCAGAAAATAGTTTAATTTGTAATATACCTTTAAAAGATTTAAATATTAAAAAGAATCTTCTTATTGCATATATTATTAGAGATAATCAGCTTATTTTCCCAGATGGAAGTGATGTTATAAAATTTGGTGATAGAGTTATTATAGTAACTACTGAAAAGTATCTAAATGATGTAAATAAAATATTAATGTAA